A genomic segment from Lutibacter sp. A80 encodes:
- a CDS encoding regulatory iron-sulfur-containing complex subunit RicT, producing MSCNNCSSDINSVPKGCKSNGSCSSGGCEKLSVFDWLSNMALPSGQEAFNIVEVRFKNGRKHFYRNQDKLQISIGDIIAVEGNPGHDIGTVSLSGELVKVQMKKKGVSIDSEDIKKIYRKATQKDIDIWQAARAKEYDTQYKGREILGRLGLKMKLSDVEYQGDGNKATFYYTADERVDFRQLIRDLASAFNIRIEMKQVGLRQEAARLGGVGSCGRELCCSTWLTDLRKVNTTAARYQQLSLNPQKLAGQCGKLKCCLNYELDTYLDALKGFPKQDTILRTEKGNASFVKMDIFKGLLWYTYIENRSKWFKLTLEQVNEIIALNKNQEKATSLEDYEEDLIEEIKADFENVVGQDSLTRFDAPKRTKKRRNKKRKTQNSRNKGQNPKSKNPNQQTKTAGTQNSNQKPKPNQKPKAARTKKQHPNQQKKTVKPAENNANKTNQQRNKPNRNKKRRPPKKSANNTNKE from the coding sequence ATGAGCTGTAATAATTGCTCTTCAGATATAAATAGTGTACCGAAAGGATGTAAAAGTAACGGAAGTTGTAGTTCTGGAGGCTGTGAAAAGCTTTCAGTTTTCGACTGGCTATCTAATATGGCACTTCCTTCTGGTCAAGAAGCATTTAATATTGTAGAAGTACGATTTAAAAATGGACGTAAACATTTTTATAGAAATCAAGATAAATTACAAATTTCAATTGGAGATATAATTGCAGTTGAAGGGAATCCAGGACACGATATTGGTACAGTTTCTTTAAGTGGAGAACTTGTAAAAGTTCAAATGAAAAAGAAAGGAGTATCTATAGATAGTGAAGATATTAAAAAAATATACCGTAAAGCTACCCAAAAAGATATTGATATTTGGCAAGCAGCACGTGCAAAAGAATACGATACTCAATACAAAGGTCGTGAAATTCTAGGCAGATTAGGATTAAAAATGAAGCTGTCAGATGTTGAATATCAAGGAGATGGAAACAAAGCTACCTTTTATTATACTGCAGATGAACGTGTAGATTTTAGACAGTTAATTAGAGATTTAGCGAGTGCATTTAACATTCGTATTGAAATGAAACAAGTTGGTTTGCGTCAAGAAGCAGCACGTTTAGGTGGTGTAGGATCTTGTGGTAGAGAACTATGTTGTTCTACTTGGTTAACCGATCTACGTAAAGTAAATACAACCGCTGCACGTTACCAACAACTTTCTTTAAATCCACAAAAACTAGCAGGACAATGTGGTAAATTAAAATGTTGTTTAAATTACGAATTAGATACGTATTTAGATGCTTTAAAAGGTTTCCCAAAACAAGATACTATTTTAAGAACTGAAAAAGGAAATGCAAGTTTTGTGAAAATGGATATTTTTAAAGGCTTGCTTTGGTATACGTATATTGAAAATAGAAGTAAATGGTTTAAATTAACTCTAGAACAGGTTAATGAAATTATAGCTTTAAACAAAAATCAAGAAAAGGCTACATCGCTTGAAGATTATGAAGAAGATTTAATTGAAGAAATAAAAGCTGATTTTGAAAATGTTGTTGGACAAGATAGTTTAACTCGTTTTGATGCTCCTAAAAGAACTAAAAAACGTAGAAACAAAAAACGAAAAACACAAAATTCTAGAAACAAAGGTCAAAATCCAAAATCTAAAAACCCAAACCAACAAACCAAAACTGCTGGAACTCAAAACTCAAACCAAAAACCTAAACCAAATCAAAAGCCCAAAGCTGCAAGAACTAAAAAACAACATCCAAATCAGCAAAAGAAAACTGTAAAACCAGCTGAAAATAATGCAAACAAAACAAATCAGCAAAGAAATAAACCCAATAGAAATAAAAAAAGAAGACCTCCTAAAAAAAGTGCAAACAATACTAACAAAGAATAA
- a CDS encoding rhodanese-related sulfurtransferase, whose product MQLYNKLSAEERAQLIDKAGKDRLTISFYQYYKIENPHILRNHLFIEWDKLEVLGRTYVSNEGINAQISVPSENLEALKQQLDSISFLKDCRLNIAIEQHNKSFLKLKVKVRDKIVADGLNDETFDVTNKGIHLNAEEFNKKLQDPNTICVDMRNHYESEIGHFEGAVTPDVDTFRDSLDIIEADLKDHKEDKNLLMYCTGGIRCEKASAYYKHKGFKNVFQLEGGIIEYTRQVKDKGLDNKFIGKNFVFDHRRSERISEDVIANCHQCGEPCDTHVNCANEACHLLFIQCEKCAAKMDTCCSTACQEIIKLPFEVQKELRKGVPNSNKIFKKGRSEVLTYKK is encoded by the coding sequence ATGCAACTGTACAATAAGTTAAGCGCTGAAGAACGTGCCCAATTAATTGATAAGGCAGGGAAAGACCGTTTAACCATATCGTTCTATCAATATTATAAGATAGAAAATCCACATATATTAAGAAACCATTTATTTATAGAATGGGATAAACTTGAGGTATTAGGAAGAACTTACGTATCTAATGAAGGAATTAATGCACAAATATCTGTTCCATCAGAAAATTTAGAAGCACTTAAACAACAATTAGATAGTATTTCATTTCTTAAAGATTGCCGTTTAAATATTGCTATTGAGCAACACAACAAATCGTTTTTAAAATTAAAAGTAAAGGTTAGAGATAAAATTGTAGCCGATGGTTTAAATGATGAAACTTTTGATGTTACCAATAAAGGAATTCATTTAAATGCCGAAGAATTCAATAAAAAATTACAAGACCCCAACACCATTTGTGTTGACATGCGCAATCATTACGAAAGTGAAATTGGTCATTTTGAAGGCGCTGTAACTCCCGATGTTGACACCTTTAGAGATTCTTTAGATATTATTGAAGCCGATTTAAAAGATCATAAAGAAGATAAAAACTTGTTAATGTATTGTACCGGCGGAATTCGATGCGAAAAAGCTAGTGCTTATTACAAACACAAAGGTTTTAAAAATGTTTTTCAGTTGGAAGGTGGTATTATCGAATACACTCGCCAAGTAAAAGACAAAGGCTTAGACAATAAATTTATTGGCAAAAATTTTGTTTTTGATCATAGAAGATCCGAAAGAATTTCAGAAGATGTTATTGCAAACTGCCACCAATGTGGCGAACCTTGCGACACACATGTAAATTGCGCAAATGAAGCTTGCCATTTATTATTTATTCAATGTGAAAAATGTGCAGCAAAAATGGATACGTGTTGTTCTACAGCATGTCAAGAAATTATTAAATTACCTTTTGAAGTCCAAAAAGAATTGCGAAAAGGAGTTCCAAATAGCAATAAAATTTTTAAAAAAGGACGTTCAGAAGTTTTAACTTATAAAAAATAA
- a CDS encoding ferredoxin yields the protein MVIITLQRAKCIGCNYCVELAPAQFQMSKKDGKSVLLHSKEKKGFFTIKSPDDTIFNDSMKAKEACPVKIIDVKQT from the coding sequence ATGGTAATAATTACCTTACAAAGAGCCAAATGTATTGGTTGCAATTATTGTGTTGAATTGGCTCCAGCTCAATTTCAAATGTCTAAAAAAGACGGGAAATCTGTACTATTGCATTCCAAAGAAAAAAAGGGATTTTTTACCATAAAATCACCCGACGATACTATATTTAATGATAGTATGAAGGCAAAAGAAGCCTGTCCGGTAAAAATTATTGATGTAAAACAAACTTAA
- a CDS encoding gliding motility lipoprotein GldH, which yields MQTILTKNNYLVTLLCILFLVSCTSAIDYSSYKSIDKHQWFSENSIEFIVNNTDTISKKNVFINIRNNKDYEFSSLFLIAKIEFPSGFQVTDTLEYEMTDLEGNWLGSGFTELKENKLFYKENVLFSEKGAYKFNIKHATRSIDDINGELPLNGITDVGLSIEKVIE from the coding sequence GTGCAAACAATACTAACAAAGAATAATTATTTAGTTACACTACTATGCATACTATTTTTAGTATCGTGTACTAGTGCAATAGATTATAGCAGTTATAAATCTATTGATAAGCATCAATGGTTTTCAGAAAATAGTATAGAATTTATTGTGAACAATACAGATACTATTTCAAAAAAAAATGTGTTTATAAATATTAGAAACAATAAAGATTATGAATTTAGTTCATTGTTTTTAATCGCAAAAATTGAATTTCCAAGCGGATTTCAAGTAACTGATACTTTGGAATATGAAATGACAGATCTTGAAGGAAATTGGCTAGGATCCGGGTTTACAGAATTAAAAGAAAATAAACTTTTTTATAAAGAAAATGTATTGTTTTCAGAAAAAGGAGCGTATAAATTTAATATCAAACATGCTACTAGAAGCATAGACGATATTAATGGTGAACTTCCATTAAATGGAATTACAGATGTAGGTTTAAGTATAGAAAAAGTAATTGAATAA
- a CDS encoding peptidase U32 family protein has translation MQKIELMAPAGNFESLQAALDNGADSVYFGVEQLNMRARATINFTLDDLQEISDRCKAKNVRTYLTLNTIIYDHDLTIVKTLIQKAKDADITAVIAMDQAVIATAREIGMEVHISTQINITNFETAKFYAMFADTMVLSRELSLRQVKKITEQIEKENVCGPSGRLVEIEIFGHGALCMAVSGKCYMSLHNHNSSANRGACKQNCRKKYTVIDQETGVEMELDNEYIMSPKDLCTIDFLNEIVDAGVKVLKIEGRGRAPEYVAKVIKCYRDAIDSIEAGTYSKEKVVSWMQELEKVYNRGFWSGYYLGQQLGEWSKGSGSHATQKKVYLGKGMHYFPKANIGEFKIEAYDIAIGDTILITGPTTGAKEMEVKEMFVNDVKGEKGSKGDSVTIPLEFRIRPSDKLYKIVENKVEA, from the coding sequence ATGCAGAAAATTGAATTAATGGCTCCGGCCGGAAACTTTGAATCTTTACAAGCTGCTTTAGATAACGGTGCAGATTCTGTATATTTTGGTGTTGAACAACTAAATATGCGAGCAAGAGCTACTATTAACTTTACATTAGACGATTTACAAGAAATTTCGGATAGGTGTAAGGCTAAAAATGTTAGAACTTATCTTACACTAAATACCATAATTTACGATCACGATTTAACCATTGTAAAAACCTTAATTCAAAAAGCAAAAGATGCAGATATTACTGCGGTTATTGCTATGGATCAGGCGGTTATTGCAACAGCAAGAGAAATTGGAATGGAAGTTCATATTTCCACTCAAATTAATATCACCAATTTTGAAACTGCTAAATTTTACGCCATGTTTGCCGATACTATGGTGTTAAGTCGAGAGTTGAGTTTACGCCAGGTTAAAAAAATTACTGAACAAATTGAAAAAGAAAATGTTTGTGGACCTTCTGGAAGATTGGTAGAAATTGAAATATTTGGTCACGGTGCATTATGTATGGCAGTTTCTGGAAAATGTTATATGAGTTTACACAACCATAATTCTTCAGCAAACAGAGGTGCCTGCAAACAAAATTGCCGAAAAAAATATACTGTTATAGATCAGGAAACTGGTGTTGAAATGGAGTTAGATAACGAGTATATTATGTCTCCAAAAGACTTATGTACCATCGATTTTTTAAACGAAATTGTAGATGCTGGCGTAAAAGTGTTAAAAATTGAAGGAAGAGGTAGAGCTCCTGAATATGTTGCAAAAGTAATTAAATGTTACCGCGATGCTATTGATAGTATTGAAGCTGGAACCTACAGTAAAGAAAAAGTAGTCTCTTGGATGCAAGAACTAGAAAAAGTGTACAATCGTGGTTTTTGGAGCGGTTATTATTTAGGACAACAGTTAGGTGAATGGAGTAAAGGCTCTGGAAGCCATGCAACGCAAAAGAAAGTATACCTTGGTAAAGGAATGCATTATTTTCCAAAGGCAAATATTGGTGAGTTTAAAATTGAAGCTTATGATATTGCTATTGGAGACACTATTTTAATTACAGGTCCAACAACTGGAGCTAAAGAAATGGAAGTAAAAGAAATGTTTGTAAATGATGTTAAAGGTGAAAAAGGAAGTAAAGGAGATTCTGTAACAATTCCATTAGAGTTTAGAATAAGACCTTCAGACAAATTGTATAAAATTGTTGAAAACAAAGTAGAAGCTTAA
- a CDS encoding carboxypeptidase-like regulatory domain-containing protein — MKKILLTTFFLFSTFLSFSQYIEGKVVDAQTNKPIEGVNVFLDAINRGAVTNEKGVYYLKFPYEIVKSGTIRFSHITYKEVEIPYTQEKKEYSVSLLIDLQKLEEVNLSYRRNLKKTISYKTLSSMKNAVHSFGSLLKDGKIYVVGGDASFEHNQFKKVMEYDPDRLFEKLTNGTIRNYKVDKYKGDLQTYDLKKDVWTRSKSKFRKRAYHNLNLYTNKIVVLGGKNISANGKFEYLDDKIEIFNIEKDTIIIDHTNPHQAINFASFTYKDKMILMGGSIKLKNNGLKEYSNKVHLYDFKTGNWYKIGNMPIPKEVKGVLVENKIYLIGGSNKRTLTSIEVFDLKTQKWTKEGNLFYGINKPALTYHNNIIYIFNNGKINTYNTITKELNEYLIELSLEASELFYANNKLYILGGFKENNFSLRPSKGLYSVDLNEFNNTRINNSKTL, encoded by the coding sequence ATGAAAAAAATACTACTTACAACCTTCTTTCTATTTTCAACTTTTTTATCCTTTTCACAATATATTGAAGGTAAAGTAGTAGATGCACAAACCAATAAACCTATTGAAGGTGTTAATGTTTTCTTGGATGCAATAAATAGAGGAGCAGTAACAAATGAAAAAGGGGTGTATTACTTAAAATTTCCATATGAAATAGTTAAAAGTGGTACTATACGGTTTTCTCATATTACTTATAAAGAAGTTGAAATTCCTTATACACAAGAAAAAAAAGAGTATTCGGTAAGTCTTTTAATTGATTTACAAAAGTTAGAAGAAGTTAACTTATCTTATCGTAGAAATCTAAAAAAAACAATTTCTTATAAGACACTTTCTTCAATGAAAAATGCGGTGCATTCTTTTGGTTCTTTGTTAAAAGATGGGAAAATATATGTTGTTGGTGGCGATGCTTCTTTTGAGCACAACCAATTCAAAAAAGTAATGGAATATGATCCAGATAGACTTTTTGAAAAATTAACAAACGGTACCATTAGAAATTATAAAGTAGATAAATATAAAGGCGATTTACAAACTTATGATTTAAAAAAAGATGTTTGGACAAGATCAAAATCTAAATTTAGAAAAAGAGCCTATCATAATTTAAATCTTTATACCAATAAAATAGTTGTATTAGGTGGTAAAAATATTTCTGCCAATGGGAAATTTGAATATTTAGATGATAAAATAGAAATATTTAATATAGAAAAAGATACCATAATTATTGACCATACAAACCCGCATCAAGCAATAAATTTTGCATCCTTTACCTATAAAGATAAAATGATTTTAATGGGAGGATCTATTAAACTAAAAAACAATGGATTAAAAGAGTATTCTAACAAAGTACATTTGTATGATTTTAAAACCGGAAATTGGTACAAAATTGGAAATATGCCAATCCCTAAAGAAGTTAAAGGTGTTTTAGTAGAAAATAAAATTTACTTAATAGGTGGTTCTAATAAGCGTACTTTAACATCTATTGAAGTATTTGATCTTAAAACTCAAAAATGGACAAAAGAAGGAAATTTATTTTACGGCATTAATAAACCAGCATTAACCTATCATAATAATATTATTTACATTTTTAATAATGGAAAAATTAATACTTACAATACTATTACCAAAGAACTTAATGAATATTTAATTGAATTATCTTTAGAAGCTTCAGAGCTATTTTATGCAAATAATAAATTATATATACTTGGTGGTTTTAAAGAAAACAATTTCTCTTTACGCCCTTCAAAAGGTCTTTATAGTGTTGATTTAAATGAATTTAATAATACACGGATAAATAATTCAAAAACACTCTAA
- a CDS encoding aspartate-semialdehyde dehydrogenase — translation MKVAVVGATGMVGNVMLQVLAERNFPITELLLVASERSVGKQLEYKGKNYTIIGLQDAVDAKPDIALFSAGGTTSELWAPKFAEVGTTVVDNSSAWRMDPTKKLVVPEINGDVLTKEDKIIANPNCSTIQLVMALAPLHAKYKMKRLVVSTYQSVSGTGVKAVEQLENETKGIKGEMAYHYPINRNAIPQCDVFLENGYTKEEMKLVKEPKKILGDDSFSVTATAVRIPTAGGHSEAVNIQFENDFEEAEVRKLLAETPGVIVQDNLDTNTYPMPIYAHNKDEVFVGRIRRDESQANTLNMWVVADNLRKGAATNTIQIAEYLIANGLV, via the coding sequence ATGAAAGTAGCTGTTGTAGGTGCCACGGGAATGGTAGGAAACGTAATGTTACAAGTTTTAGCGGAACGTAATTTTCCAATTACAGAATTATTATTAGTTGCCTCAGAACGTTCTGTTGGTAAACAATTAGAGTATAAGGGAAAAAACTATACAATTATTGGGTTACAAGATGCTGTTGATGCAAAGCCAGATATTGCTTTATTTTCTGCAGGTGGAACCACTTCTGAGTTATGGGCGCCAAAATTTGCTGAAGTAGGTACTACAGTTGTAGATAATTCTTCTGCTTGGAGAATGGATCCAACAAAAAAATTAGTTGTTCCTGAAATTAATGGAGATGTTTTAACTAAAGAAGATAAGATTATTGCAAACCCTAATTGTTCAACTATACAATTAGTAATGGCTTTAGCTCCTTTGCATGCAAAATATAAAATGAAACGTTTGGTTGTTTCAACATATCAGTCGGTTTCTGGTACAGGTGTAAAAGCTGTTGAACAATTAGAAAATGAAACAAAAGGAATTAAAGGAGAAATGGCTTACCATTATCCAATTAATAGAAATGCAATTCCACAATGTGATGTTTTTCTAGAAAACGGTTATACAAAAGAAGAGATGAAATTGGTAAAAGAACCTAAGAAAATTTTAGGAGATGATTCTTTTTCTGTAACTGCAACTGCGGTTCGTATTCCAACAGCTGGAGGACATTCTGAAGCAGTTAATATTCAGTTTGAAAATGATTTTGAGGAGGCTGAAGTTCGTAAACTATTAGCAGAAACACCTGGTGTTATTGTGCAAGATAATTTAGATACAAATACGTATCCAATGCCGATTTATGCGCATAATAAAGATGAAGTTTTTGTTGGTCGTATCCGTAGAGATGAATCACAAGCAAACACCTTAAATATGTGGGTAGTTGCAGATAATTTACGTAAAGGAGCTGCAACAAATACTATTCAAATTGCCGAATATTTAATTGCAAATGGTTTAGTTTAA
- a CDS encoding penicillin-binding protein 1A, which translates to MTKKETVNTDFSKYIKWFWIIIIGGTAMVVLLFLFASWGFYGKLPTFEELENPEHNLATEVISIDGKTLGKYYKENRTPVKYKDLPKSLIKALVATEDERFYEHSGVDFKATARAIAKLGKDGGGSTITQQFAKLLVHGEGSKNIAQRLMQKFQEYVVAVRLERQYTKQEILTMYLNKYDFLNQAVGIRSASRIYFGKEPIDLTVSESAMLVGMLKNSSYYNPLRREELVLNRRNVVLSQMHRNNFISEKLKDSLQQKGLELNVNRESHSDGNATYFREYLRDFMKTWIKNNPKPDGTDYNLHRDGLKIYVTLDSRMQQHAEDAMAEHMSNLQRVFDKEQKRNKTAPFYDIDKTQIATTISQAMKRSERWRKMKNNGASEKEIKASFDKKTEMKVFSWKGDIDTIMSPKDSILYYKQFLRSGLLSIEPQSGHVKAWVGGVNYKHFQFDAVKQQKRQVGSTFKPFVYATAINQLNLSPCTKFPNTLYTIPKEKYGMPLDWTPENASDDYGGELTLKEALAGSVNVVTAKLIDMVHPKNVASLAHRAGITSEIPEVPSIALGSVDLSLYEMVGAYATFANKGLRVEPMMILKIEDKNGTVLEQFTPDSKEVLSEESAYVIINLLEGVTQSGSGIRLRSRWGKYPQDVSTGYPYQFTNPIAGKTGTTQNQSDGWFMGIVPNLATGVWVGGEDRATHFAGITFGQGATMALPIWALYYKKLYADPKLNVSMEAFDKPEDLSIEIDCSKSEDTELNEADSIDEDPEF; encoded by the coding sequence ATGACAAAAAAAGAAACTGTTAACACTGATTTTTCAAAATATATTAAATGGTTTTGGATCATCATAATAGGTGGTACTGCTATGGTAGTATTACTATTTTTATTTGCTTCTTGGGGTTTTTATGGAAAACTTCCAACATTTGAAGAATTAGAAAATCCAGAACATAATTTAGCTACTGAAGTTATTTCAATTGATGGAAAAACCTTAGGGAAATATTATAAAGAAAATAGAACCCCCGTAAAGTATAAAGACTTACCAAAAAGCTTAATAAAAGCTTTAGTTGCTACAGAAGATGAACGTTTTTACGAGCATTCTGGTGTAGATTTTAAAGCCACTGCTCGCGCAATTGCAAAACTTGGTAAAGATGGTGGAGGAAGTACAATAACTCAGCAATTTGCAAAACTATTAGTGCATGGAGAGGGCTCTAAAAATATTGCTCAAAGATTAATGCAAAAATTTCAAGAATATGTTGTTGCCGTTCGTTTAGAGCGCCAATACACAAAACAAGAAATTTTAACAATGTACCTAAATAAATACGATTTTCTTAACCAAGCAGTTGGTATTAGATCTGCTTCACGTATTTATTTTGGTAAAGAACCAATAGATTTAACAGTGTCTGAATCTGCAATGCTAGTTGGAATGCTTAAAAACTCTTCATATTACAATCCTTTAAGAAGAGAAGAGTTAGTATTAAATCGAAGAAATGTTGTCTTAAGCCAAATGCATCGAAATAATTTTATTTCAGAAAAATTAAAAGATTCTTTACAACAAAAAGGCTTAGAATTAAACGTAAATAGAGAAAGCCATAGCGATGGAAATGCTACGTATTTTAGAGAATATTTACGCGATTTTATGAAAACTTGGATTAAAAACAATCCAAAACCAGATGGCACAGATTACAATTTACATAGAGACGGATTAAAAATTTATGTAACACTAGACTCGCGTATGCAACAACATGCCGAAGATGCAATGGCAGAACATATGTCTAATTTACAACGCGTGTTTGATAAAGAACAAAAACGAAATAAAACAGCACCTTTTTACGACATTGATAAAACCCAAATTGCAACTACCATAAGTCAAGCAATGAAACGCTCTGAGCGTTGGAGAAAAATGAAAAATAATGGCGCTTCTGAAAAAGAAATAAAAGCATCTTTTGATAAAAAAACAGAAATGAAAGTATTCTCTTGGAAAGGAGATATAGACACTATTATGTCGCCAAAAGATTCTATTTTATATTACAAACAATTTTTAAGATCTGGTTTATTATCTATAGAACCACAATCTGGACATGTAAAAGCATGGGTTGGTGGTGTTAATTACAAACACTTTCAGTTCGATGCTGTAAAACAACAAAAACGTCAGGTTGGTTCAACTTTTAAACCATTTGTATACGCAACAGCTATCAATCAGTTAAACCTATCTCCTTGTACAAAATTTCCAAATACATTGTATACAATTCCTAAAGAAAAATATGGAATGCCTCTAGATTGGACACCTGAAAATGCAAGTGATGATTATGGTGGAGAATTAACTCTAAAAGAAGCTTTAGCAGGTTCTGTAAATGTAGTTACTGCTAAACTAATTGATATGGTACATCCAAAAAATGTGGCAAGTTTAGCACATAGAGCCGGAATAACTTCAGAAATACCAGAAGTTCCATCAATTGCATTGGGCTCTGTAGATTTATCGTTATATGAAATGGTTGGTGCCTATGCAACTTTTGCAAATAAAGGACTACGTGTAGAACCTATGATGATTCTAAAAATTGAAGACAAAAACGGTACAGTTTTAGAACAATTTACACCAGATTCAAAAGAGGTTTTAAGTGAAGAGTCTGCTTATGTAATTATTAATCTATTAGAAGGTGTAACGCAATCGGGTTCAGGGATTCGTTTACGTAGTAGATGGGGAAAATATCCACAAGATGTTTCAACAGGGTATCCATATCAATTTACCAATCCAATTGCAGGTAAAACTGGAACAACTCAAAATCAATCCGATGGTTGGTTTATGGGAATTGTACCAAATTTAGCAACTGGAGTTTGGGTTGGAGGTGAAGATAGAGCAACGCATTTTGCAGGTATTACATTTGGTCAAGGTGCAACTATGGCACTTCCAATTTGGGCTTTGTACTATAAAAAATTATATGCCGATCCAAAATTAAATGTGAGCATGGAAGCTTTTGATAAACCTGAAGATTTAAGTATTGAAATTGATTGCTCAAAATCTGAAGATACAGAACTAAACGAAGCTGATTCTATAGATGAAGATCCTGAATTTTAA